A single Bacteroidales bacterium DNA region contains:
- a CDS encoding 4Fe-4S binding protein yields the protein MSSKPFYHSLIIREDICTGCTHCMRSCPTGALRIIDGKAKLTAEKCVDCGYCFKVCPSRAIEIADDDFDDIFTYENRVALVPAIFLSQFDNKYSISELYSALQKIGFTHIFETESTVEFLIKVTREKISTSKEENLFISSFCPAVLRLIQIRFPALLRNVIPLKAPLQLTAAFVREKFKDDNNKTGIFYITPCAAKIADVKASDNNTAITGVINMNSMYNRMMGVLSKEHEKTKYDLKNDPFSLTKRSMTYTLTHGEADAFDGRCLAVDEIHNVIEILEKIENEEIKAPNYIELRACDESCAGGVLTVENRFLAAERLNDRSEKSIYFSKNISALQKKIFEKYEYLFDFAQCNPYKADGVLKFSGDYESAMKKYNIFRQINNLLPQVDCGICGSPSCQDFAEDVTRQQKDLEHCIFIQRKNEYENCSCNEKNINHFIKIWGEDKIKTKRNES from the coding sequence ATGAGCAGTAAACCTTTTTACCATTCATTAATAATACGTGAGGACATTTGCACAGGATGCACACATTGCATGCGTTCATGTCCAACAGGAGCTTTGCGTATTATTGACGGTAAAGCAAAACTTACTGCCGAAAAATGTGTAGATTGTGGCTACTGCTTTAAAGTTTGCCCGTCAAGAGCAATTGAAATTGCTGATGACGACTTTGATGATATTTTTACTTATGAAAACAGAGTAGCTTTAGTACCAGCTATTTTTTTATCACAATTTGACAATAAATATTCAATAAGCGAATTATATTCTGCTTTACAAAAAATAGGATTCACTCATATTTTTGAGACAGAATCAACTGTGGAATTTTTAATAAAAGTTACCCGCGAAAAAATATCTACAAGCAAAGAGGAAAATCTTTTTATTTCATCATTTTGTCCTGCAGTATTAAGGCTTATTCAAATTCGCTTCCCTGCTCTTCTTAGAAATGTTATTCCATTAAAAGCTCCACTGCAACTTACTGCAGCTTTTGTAAGAGAGAAATTTAAAGACGATAATAACAAAACTGGCATTTTTTACATAACCCCATGTGCAGCAAAAATTGCAGATGTAAAAGCATCGGATAACAATACTGCTATTACTGGTGTTATAAACATGAATTCAATGTATAACCGCATGATGGGTGTACTTTCAAAAGAACATGAAAAAACAAAATACGACCTAAAAAACGACCCTTTTAGCTTGACAAAACGCTCAATGACATACACCCTGACCCATGGCGAAGCTGATGCCTTTGATGGTAGATGCTTAGCTGTTGACGAAATTCACAACGTAATTGAAATTCTCGAAAAAATCGAAAATGAAGAAATAAAAGCTCCAAATTACATTGAACTAAGAGCTTGCGACGAAAGTTGTGCTGGCGGGGTATTAACAGTTGAAAATCGCTTCCTTGCTGCAGAAAGATTAAATGACAGATCTGAAAAATCTATTTACTTCTCTAAAAATATTTCTGCCTTACAGAAAAAAATTTTTGAAAAATATGAGTATTTGTTTGACTTTGCTCAATGTAATCCATATAAAGCTGACGGAGTGCTGAAATTTTCAGGCGATTATGAATCTGCTATGAAAAAATACAACATTTTCAGGCAAATAAACAACTTGCTCCCTCAGGTTGATTGCGGAATTTGCGGTTCTCCTTCTTGTCAAGATTTTGCCGAAGACGTTACAAGACAACAAAAAGATTTAGAACATTGCATATTTATTCAAAGAAAAAATGAATACGAAAACTGTTCATGCAATGAAAAAAATATAAACCATTTTATAAAAATTTGGGGTGAAGATAAAATAAAAACCAAAAGAAATGAAAGTTAA